A stretch of DNA from Mycobacterium senriense:
CCCGGACCCGGAATCCAACGGTGTGGGTCCAGCCGAGCTGGTCGCTCACCGCCAGCACCAGCGCCTCCATGCACGCTGCCGCCGTCACGACAACCGCAAGGATCGCGGCGGTGGCGAGCAGCGATTCGCGACGCTCGGTGGCTCTGATCAGCTCGGAGCCGAACATCCACAGCAGCCGCATCAACAGGATGACGCTCATGGTCAGGTACAGGCTCAGCGCCAGGACCGCGTCCCAGCCGCCGGACACCGCAAACGTCTGCCCCGCAACGCGCGCACGGGTACCCGCACCCAGGAATGCCACCGACAACGCGACGGCGGCCAGGCGGTAATAGCGGTGACTGCGGCGTGTTTCCTCCGGTGAGATCTTGTTCCACAGCATGGTGAACCCGACGAATTCACCGCTCGCTAAAATCATTGCGACGCAGGATAATTGCTGAGCGGTGGTCGCAGTCATGAGAGCGCTTTGGGACAACACCGCTTCGACCTTGCGCTCACGCAACAGCTGGGCCAGCAGCAGCCAAGCCATCACATTGTTGAGGTAGGTCTGGTACAGGTTGGCCCTGCACCATCGGAAACGCGCCGCGAGAACGATCGCCATGATCGTGATCACGGGCCACGCGATGATGCCCGGGATGGTGGAGGTCACTGGCGGCGGAAGAAGGCGCTACGCATCATGGAGTGACGTTCGGCCGCCTCAGCGGCGGCGATCAACAATAAAGACGCGAACATCTCGGCATCGCGCTCCTGGTCACTCGCGTAGTCGCCACGTCCCAACACCGCGCGCACCGTGTCGGGATCGAGGTCGGGCAAGGCCTGGCACACTGCCGCATCGCAGGGGCGGCTGGCGCTGCGACCGTGGTCCAGCAGGATATGCCCGATCTCGTGGCCCACGATCTGGTCGATGTGGTAGTCGGTGGTTCCGGTCTCGTGCAGGATCACGTCTTCGTCGTCGCAGGCCAGCCAGAGCCCGCACGGGCTGTCCGCCAGCGAGGCCGTATCCGCCGGGACGAGCCGGATGGGCCGGCCGCGCATTTGGCCCAGGTTCTCGATGAAA
This window harbors:
- a CDS encoding DUF6545 domain-containing protein encodes the protein MTSTIPGIIAWPVITIMAIVLAARFRWCRANLYQTYLNNVMAWLLLAQLLRERKVEAVLSQSALMTATTAQQLSCVAMILASGEFVGFTMLWNKISPEETRRSHRYYRLAAVALSVAFLGAGTRARVAGQTFAVSGGWDAVLALSLYLTMSVILLMRLLWMFGSELIRATERRESLLATAAILAVVVTAAACMEALVLAVSDQLGWTHTVGFRVRVHGSEFLWRAVIVYLFGAVPLVVRLHSFFGLDRISRTWNRLQPLRLSMTAVVPESSFSIEHDQRRFQKTTLQLHQTVIEIRDAILQLRHYVRSTAPDQLAHFLHEHSVPADERDSATTAFELARAAEAKAAGHRPEAPDKAFAVRSRSTNLYEEAVDLLALAKWWTPALTATARVNPDEPGAGTALPA